From the Candidatus Delongbacteria bacterium genome, one window contains:
- a CDS encoding DUF59 domain-containing protein, with protein MDKDALRDKIVEVLRTIFDPEIPVNIYDMGLIYEINVDDSNAVHIRMTLTSPTCPVAESLPPDVRNKVRDMPEVSDCTIELVWEPIWDRFMMSEAARLQLGFY; from the coding sequence ATGGACAAGGACGCACTGCGCGACAAGATCGTCGAGGTGCTGCGCACCATCTTCGACCCGGAAATTCCCGTGAACATCTACGACATGGGCCTGATCTACGAGATCAATGTGGACGACTCAAACGCGGTTCACATTCGCATGACCCTGACCTCGCCCACCTGCCCGGTGGCCGAGAGCCTGCCTCCCGACGTGCGCAACAAGGTGCGCGACATGCCGGAAGTCAGCGACTGCACCATCGAACTGGTCTGGGAGCCGATCTGGGACCGTTTCATGATGAGCGAAGCCGCTCGCCTGCAGCTCGGCTTCTACTGA
- a CDS encoding cysteine desulfurase encodes MEFRPECAGCLADLPPIDAEILRLDFPALHQEVRKKPLVYLDSAASTHKPQSVIDAVTQVYTRDYSNIHRGVHELSVRATRMFEAAREKVRCHLNAREVGEIIFTRGTTEAINLVAQSWGRANLKAGDEVLITWMEHHSNIVPWQMLRDQLGIVLKVAPVDDRGDVLMEEFEALLSPRTRLVSVAHISNALGTVNPVAEMIRLAHAQGAIVLVDGAQAVAHTRIDLQELDADFYAFSGHKIYGPTGIGVLYGRKELLAAMPPWQGGGDMILSVTFEKTTYNEPPYRFEAGTPNISGAAGLTAALCYVCNHGVEQIAAWENELLAYATGCLEEIPGLRIIGQAREKSCVLSFVLDGIHPHDIGTVLDMQGVAIRTGHHCAQPVIERFNVPATARASLAVYNTKDDVDALVKAVLKAQEILG; translated from the coding sequence ATGGAATTCAGGCCCGAATGTGCCGGCTGTCTGGCGGATCTTCCGCCCATCGATGCGGAAATCCTGCGCCTGGATTTTCCCGCCCTGCACCAGGAAGTGCGCAAGAAGCCTCTGGTCTATCTTGACAGCGCGGCATCCACGCACAAGCCACAGTCGGTCATCGATGCGGTGACCCAGGTCTACACGCGCGATTACTCCAACATCCATCGGGGTGTCCATGAGCTCAGCGTGCGCGCCACCCGGATGTTCGAGGCCGCCCGCGAGAAGGTGCGCTGTCACCTGAACGCCCGCGAGGTGGGCGAGATCATCTTCACCCGCGGTACCACCGAGGCGATCAACCTGGTGGCACAGAGCTGGGGCCGGGCCAATCTCAAGGCCGGTGACGAAGTGCTGATCACCTGGATGGAACACCACTCGAACATCGTGCCCTGGCAGATGCTGCGCGACCAGCTGGGCATCGTGCTCAAGGTGGCTCCCGTGGACGATCGCGGCGACGTGCTCATGGAAGAGTTCGAGGCCCTGCTCTCACCGCGCACCAGACTGGTGAGCGTGGCGCACATCTCGAATGCGCTGGGAACCGTGAATCCGGTGGCCGAGATGATTCGCCTGGCCCATGCCCAGGGCGCCATCGTGCTGGTGGATGGCGCGCAGGCGGTGGCGCACACGCGCATCGACCTGCAGGAACTGGACGCCGACTTCTACGCCTTCTCCGGGCACAAGATCTACGGCCCCACCGGCATCGGCGTGCTCTATGGCCGCAAGGAGCTGCTGGCGGCAATGCCGCCCTGGCAGGGCGGCGGAGACATGATTCTCTCGGTCACCTTCGAGAAGACCACCTACAACGAGCCGCCCTACCGCTTCGAGGCGGGCACCCCCAACATCTCGGGCGCAGCCGGCCTGACCGCTGCCCTGTGTTACGTGTGCAACCATGGGGTCGAGCAGATCGCGGCCTGGGAGAATGAACTGCTGGCTTATGCCACCGGTTGCCTGGAGGAGATTCCCGGATTGCGGATCATCGGTCAGGCACGCGAGAAGTCCTGCGTGCTCTCGTTCGTGCTGGACGGGATCCACCCCCACGACATCGGCACCGTGCTGGACATGCAGGGTGTGGCGATTCGCACGGGCCACCATTGTGCCCAGCCGGTGATCGAACGCTTCAACGTGCCCGCCACCGCGCGGGCCTCGCTGGCGGTGTACAATACCAAGGACGATGTGGATGCGCTGGTCAAGGCCGTCCTGAAGGCGCAGGAGATCCTGGGATGA
- a CDS encoding SUF system NifU family Fe-S cluster assembly protein, which produces MDDLQQLYQEIILDHNRNPRNFGTLDPCTHHAEGYNPLCGDRLELFINVDEDGLIENLRFTGKGCAISTAAASLMTQHVLGRRVAEVEGLIEEYHLVVTGQLAPENAPTLGKLKIFSGVAEFPSRVKCATLCWHTLRSALTRAEPGTTTE; this is translated from the coding sequence ATGGACGATCTGCAGCAGCTCTACCAGGAAATCATCCTGGATCACAACCGCAACCCGCGCAACTTCGGCACCCTCGATCCCTGCACGCACCACGCCGAAGGATACAATCCGCTCTGTGGCGACCGGCTGGAACTCTTCATCAATGTGGACGAGGACGGCCTGATCGAGAACCTGCGTTTCACGGGCAAGGGCTGCGCCATCTCCACGGCGGCGGCCTCGCTGATGACACAGCACGTGCTCGGTCGCCGGGTCGCCGAGGTGGAAGGCCTGATCGAGGAATACCATCTGGTGGTCACGGGGCAATTGGCTCCGGAAAATGCTCCCACCCTGGGCAAACTGAAGATCTTTTCCGGGGTGGCCGAATTCCCGAGCCGCGTGAAGTGTGCCACCCTGTGCTGGCACACCCTGCGCAGCGCGCTCACCCGGGCCGAGCCCGGGACCACCACAGAATAG